One window of the Labilibaculum sp. genome contains the following:
- a CDS encoding MFS transporter gives MSDSTKISFKEKLGYALGDGAANIAWRGVATFLFIFYTDVFGINPAAVGLLMLIARLSDGISDVLMGIAGDRTNTKYGKFRPWILFTAIPLGVILSLLFTAPNLGPTGKIIYAYTTYIIFTLVYTANNIPYGALMAVMTGDDKERTSIGSYRMVGAFAGGMLVQGALLYLVAHFGNINPTISVNELASDRFQVTVSAPSDVENVNIKTKDGIANFIWENNNNPTNSPTTGKSFSMEANKTYSFIVSGEQNLSSEKIVIIDQKSGYSYSIYVMSAFLVLFMFITFWTTKERVHPPKEQQSDLWRDLRDLIRNKPWLVLLTIGLLFSIYNSIKQGIVVIYFTHYLHNQILAASFMVALMFASIAGAMITAPLSKKLGKKKLFIYALIFSGVVNASIIFCGPGDIIAIFILGIVSEFSAAIFPTLFFAMLGDAADYSEFKNGRRATGLIYSAGSFATKFGGGIAGAIIGFILAAFHYNGQDYSAIQGAIPGITMLMSWVPAIIAILGAIFMTIYPLNQTKMNEITLELADRRTREKN, from the coding sequence GAGGTGTAGCAACTTTTCTATTCATATTCTACACTGATGTTTTTGGGATAAATCCAGCTGCTGTAGGTTTACTAATGTTAATTGCCCGTCTTTCAGATGGCATTAGCGATGTTCTAATGGGAATTGCCGGCGATAGAACAAATACGAAGTATGGTAAGTTTCGACCTTGGATATTGTTTACAGCAATACCATTAGGCGTAATTCTTTCTCTTCTTTTCACTGCTCCAAATCTAGGTCCTACGGGCAAAATAATATATGCCTATACAACTTATATCATTTTCACATTAGTTTATACCGCCAACAATATTCCTTACGGCGCATTAATGGCGGTAATGACAGGTGATGACAAAGAGAGAACAAGTATTGGATCGTACAGAATGGTGGGGGCTTTTGCCGGCGGAATGCTCGTACAAGGAGCTTTACTCTATTTGGTTGCACATTTTGGAAATATCAATCCAACGATTAGTGTAAACGAGTTGGCTTCCGATAGATTTCAGGTAACTGTCTCTGCTCCTTCTGATGTAGAAAATGTAAACATTAAAACAAAAGATGGCATTGCAAACTTTATCTGGGAAAACAATAACAATCCGACTAATTCTCCTACTACAGGAAAGAGTTTCTCAATGGAAGCCAACAAAACTTATTCGTTCATTGTTTCAGGCGAACAAAATCTAAGCAGTGAAAAAATTGTTATTATCGACCAAAAAAGTGGATATAGTTATTCCATTTATGTGATGTCTGCCTTTTTAGTCCTTTTCATGTTTATCACTTTCTGGACTACGAAAGAAAGAGTTCACCCCCCCAAAGAGCAGCAAAGCGATCTTTGGAGAGATTTAAGAGATTTGATCCGTAACAAACCTTGGTTAGTCTTATTAACAATCGGATTGTTGTTCAGCATCTACAATTCAATTAAGCAGGGAATCGTAGTAATTTACTTTACTCATTATTTACACAATCAGATTTTAGCTGCATCTTTTATGGTTGCATTAATGTTTGCTTCTATTGCCGGCGCAATGATTACTGCACCCTTAAGCAAGAAATTAGGAAAGAAAAAGCTGTTCATCTACGCATTAATTTTCTCAGGAGTAGTGAATGCATCAATCATATTTTGCGGCCCGGGCGACATCATTGCAATCTTTATTTTGGGTATTGTATCAGAGTTTTCTGCAGCAATATTTCCAACCCTATTTTTTGCTATGCTTGGCGATGCCGCTGATTATTCTGAATTCAAAAATGGCCGGCGCGCTACCGGCCTAATCTATTCGGCAGGTTCATTTGCCACCAAATTTGGTGGTGGTATAGCAGGTGCAATAATCGGTTTTATTTTGGCTGCTTTTCATTACAACGGACAAGATTATTCTGCCATTCAGGGAGCAATTCCAGGAATTACAATGTTGATGAGTTGGGTACCCGCGATCATTGCCATTTTAGGTGCAATTTTCATGACAATATATCCATTGAATCAAACGAAAATGAATGAAATAACTCTCGAACTTGCAGACAGAAGAACAAGAGAAAAAAATTAG